A single window of Chitinophaga sp. XS-30 DNA harbors:
- a CDS encoding alpha-hydroxy acid oxidase: MNRPDVTNHIIPSFYYQFFQEQIMKWEYNSRYPSIDDLRNRAKRKIPRFAFEYLDGGCNEDVNLYKNTAELRDVELKPLYLAKHAGSEMRTELFGHIYDAPFGIAPVGLQGLMWPNAPEILARASFEHNIPFILSTVTTSSIERICEITEGRSWFQLYHPAEDKMRDDIINRAKSAGCSVLVILCDVPTFGYRPRDIRNGLAMPPRMTMNNIFQIMGRPEWAIRTLLHGQPAFATMKPYMPEGLNMKQLGLYMNKTFSGRLNEEKIKAIRDMWKGKLVLKGVAGEEDTAMAIRLGLDGIIVSNHGGRQLDAGQSSVGALAAIAKKYKGQIKIMMDSGIRSGPDVARAIASGAEFTFMGRTFMYGVAALGKQGGHHTISILKTQLQQLLEQIGCENPMKLHHYRWNRDHHHSL; encoded by the coding sequence ATGAACCGGCCTGACGTTACAAATCACATCATTCCATCTTTCTACTATCAATTTTTTCAGGAACAAATTATGAAATGGGAGTACAACAGCCGCTATCCATCGATAGATGATCTCAGAAACAGAGCAAAAAGGAAAATTCCCCGCTTTGCTTTCGAATACCTTGATGGCGGATGTAATGAAGATGTTAATCTTTATAAGAATACCGCTGAACTTCGTGATGTAGAATTAAAGCCCTTGTATCTGGCCAAACATGCCGGTTCGGAGATGAGGACTGAATTGTTCGGTCACATCTATGATGCTCCTTTTGGTATTGCTCCGGTTGGTTTACAGGGCCTGATGTGGCCCAATGCACCCGAAATACTTGCCAGAGCTTCATTTGAGCATAATATTCCCTTTATATTAAGCACAGTTACTACTTCGTCAATTGAACGGATCTGTGAAATAACGGAAGGTCGTTCATGGTTTCAGTTGTATCATCCCGCGGAAGATAAAATGAGAGATGATATTATCAACAGGGCAAAATCGGCAGGTTGTTCTGTATTGGTTATTCTTTGCGATGTTCCAACGTTCGGTTACCGTCCGAGAGACATAAGAAATGGCTTGGCGATGCCTCCACGGATGACGATGAACAACATTTTTCAGATCATGGGAAGGCCTGAATGGGCTATCAGGACATTGCTGCACGGGCAGCCGGCATTTGCTACCATGAAGCCTTATATGCCGGAAGGCCTGAACATGAAACAGCTTGGTTTGTACATGAACAAGACCTTTTCCGGCCGGCTGAATGAAGAAAAGATCAAGGCTATCCGGGATATGTGGAAAGGCAAACTGGTATTGAAAGGAGTTGCCGGCGAGGAGGATACGGCGATGGCGATCCGTTTGGGATTGGATGGTATCATTGTATCCAATCACGGTGGGCGGCAGTTAGATGCAGGGCAATCTTCCGTTGGGGCGCTTGCGGCGATAGCAAAAAAGTACAAGGGGCAAATCAAGATCATGATGGATAGTGGCATCCGTTCCGGTCCTGATGTTGCAAGAGCAATAGCCAGCGGAGCAGAATTCACATTTATGGGAAGAACATTCATGTATGGTGTTGCTGCGCTTGGAAAGCAAGGAGGGCATCATACCATTTCTATTTTAAAAACACAATTGCAGCAGCTGCTGGAACAGATAGGATGCGAAAATCCGATGAAACTTCATCACTACAGATGGAATCGCGATCATCACCACAGCCTTTGA